The genomic segment CACTGGCTGCTTCGCTTGAGGAAAAACTCGACGCCACATGGTCTCCTGAACAAATCACGGAACGTTTCCGCGTCGATGGTCTGCCGGTGGTCTCCTTTAAAACCATCTATCGCTGGATCTACGCAGGACGTCTGGTTCAAGGCACATTACAGGTCTTACGTCATAAAGGGAAGCGCCAGAAACCCGCAGAAACCCGCGGTAAATTCGCCATAGGCAGAACCATTTCAGAACGTCCGAAAGAGGTCCGTTCTCGTAAAACGTTTGGACACTGGGAACTGGATACCGTCGTATCGGGTCGAGGGAAAAGTAAAGGCTGTGTGGCCACACTCATTGAACGTAAAACGCGTCTGTATACCGCGATTCTCATGCCAGATCGTACCGCATTGTCCATGGAGATCGCACTTGGTGTAGCCATCTCACAGTACCCCACAGGGACGTTCCTCACGACTACAGCTGACCGGGGCAAGGAGTTTGCTTGCTATGCCAACCTGGAAACGACCCATGGCCTGCAGGTTTATTTTGCTGACCCCTATTCATCCTGGCAACGGGGTTCCAACGAAAATGGGAATGGGTTACTTCGAGAGTTCCACCCCAAGGGCACTGATTTCGCTCAAGTGGAGGATGAAGATCTCGTCCACTCCCTAGATTTAATCAATAACAGACCCCGAAAATGCTTGGGGTGGAAAACCGCTCACGAATCTTTCACAGAGGAACTGTCGCACTTGGTTTGACAATCCGTCACATAATAAAAAGCCCGGTTTTGCTTCCTTCAGCTTGAGTTTGAAAACCCTGAAATCATCTTCTGCAATTTTATACGAGAGTGAGCAGCTATGAATGAGGGAAGTAGGGCGTAAACAGCGGCCGATTTGCTTATGATGTTGTATCTGGATCGATAGGCAAGCTGCTTACGCTTTACGCTCCACTGATAAATTCATGGCTGGCTTACTTATATTGGCT from the Paenibacillus xylanexedens genome contains:
- a CDS encoding IS30 family transposase: MSYTHLSIIERSKLEILHQQGKSSRAIAKELGRHPSTICRELERTASSESYEAEQAQHAYQKRRKASISNGKWSDTLAASLEEKLDATWSPEQITERFRVDGLPVVSFKTIYRWIYAGRLVQGTLQVLRHKGKRQKPAETRGKFAIGRTISERPKEVRSRKTFGHWELDTVVSGRGKSKGCVATLIERKTRLYTAILMPDRTALSMEIALGVAISQYPTGTFLTTTADRGKEFACYANLETTHGLQVYFADPYSSWQRGSNENGNGLLREFHPKGTDFAQVEDEDLVHSLDLINNRPRKCLGWKTAHESFTEELSHLV